A segment of the uncultured Desulfobulbus sp. genome:
TAGATGTTGAGAATCTGCGTCCTTCGTACAGTATATGCTGGATCATTTTATGACGTCAAGCAGGCCTCGATTTGAATTTCGTTAAGAACTATAAAGGCTCGCAACCCATTGTAGCCACAAGGAGAAACAGCCTGTTGTTATGGGTGTCCATTGAAAAATTCTCCTAGATTTACGGGAATAACAAAAATTATTGTCTCCGTTGTTTCCCTCCTGGTTGTTTCCCGGTATAGTGCCGCAAATATTGAGATTAAAACATGTTTGACTGTACCATGGACTTAGAAACACCTGATGAAAACGCCGCTTTGGTTGAGCCACAACGTGGTTTTGTCGAGCGACGCGTGGCAAATAACGATCGCAGGCGCAATAGAGAGCGCCGCCGCGGTGGTGAACGACGGATCGATCCCCGCCTGGCCCAGAGTAAACCCAAAAAATCACTTAAAGAATGGGTCCGTTCCATAACCCGCCTCCGCCTGGGGGTGGACCGAAGAAAAAATCAAGATCGTCGTCGCCAATACGACCGACGGCAAACCATACCCGCCTCTTTGCTCAGTCAAGAAGAACTGGCTGATCTGCTTTCGTAAACAAGACCCTTATATCCGTGAGCATTCATCAGTGACCACCCGCTGTCACGGATTCAGAAATACCTCCAAATAATTAGCTCCTCTAATTCTGAGATAATTCTTGGCGGCTACTGTAGGGGAAACGCGAATAACCGCGTTCCTTTTTTTACAGGAGCCTGAACCATGAAAAAGAATATCTTCCTCGCCGTCCTCACCCTGAGCTTCACCGCACTCTCCAGCGCCAGCTTTGCTAGCATGATGCAAAACGACGCCCTCGCCACGCCAGCACCCCAGATTGATCTTTCCCGGGCTGTAGCCATTGCAGAGCAAGCGACCAGCGGAACTGCAACCAAGGCAGAGCTGGAGCAATACGATGACCAGTGGGTCTATGATGTGGAGGTTGTTCAGGGGAAGAAGGTCATGGATGTCACCATTGATCCCAAATCCGGTATGGTGCTGTCCTCCAAGCTTGATCAAGCTGATCATGAGAAGGAACAGGAATGCGATGAGGAACATGAGCAAAAGGATTGACCCTTGGGTGATGA
Coding sequences within it:
- a CDS encoding PepSY domain-containing protein, with translation MKKNIFLAVLTLSFTALSSASFASMMQNDALATPAPQIDLSRAVAIAEQATSGTATKAELEQYDDQWVYDVEVVQGKKVMDVTIDPKSGMVLSSKLDQADHEKEQECDEEHEQKD